The following proteins are co-located in the Toxotes jaculatrix isolate fToxJac2 chromosome 9, fToxJac2.pri, whole genome shotgun sequence genome:
- the zgc:112083 gene encoding histone H4 transcription factor yields MMTTKRLDNFEVACEWASCSFKGRTMEELSDHMSLHLKDYLGDKDALEELDEYACLWNGCEFLSMGSPAELEVHAYFHNYHGKLKFVGSQLLKSRPDLPSCNQGVHSNNLVPEGSDGYVCQWEHCDSTFNNPEWFYRHVDNHVESAESQSLSQQQQALFCHWTGCDAFFKIRYRLREHMRSHTQERLVACPTCGSMFSSNTKLFDHLHRQAEPVESLVCEHCGKAFSSERLLRDHVRQHVNQVKCPFCDMTCTTLAALKIHIRFRHCDERPFPCDFCDKRFKNQRDLQKHTDVHNEGTVYHCTVEGCDYSCHTFQTMSHHFKRVHEVGGMSKYKCHICDKVFSWCYTLTLHLRKKHELKWPSGHSRFRYRKDVDGFLKVNMVRFETVEVTKEIMKNMAKKPQGLRKSPRTSSRNKRAAVTPESGRSSPAGSSSPSSTSSSSYSSEFSGAEDVSSQPSPRGSDSPVYCVMSTIPHIEDEPGGLSQEDCDGSGTSGAVQALTEVARGLGMDVV; encoded by the exons ATGATGACAACTAAGAGGCTGGACAATTTTGAGGTGGCGTGTGAGTGGGCTTCGTGCAGCTTCAAGGGCCGCACCATGGAGGAGCTGAGCGACCATATGTCGCTGCATTTAAAGGACTACCTGGGAGACAAAGATGCCCTGGAGGAGCTGG ATGAGTATGCTTGTCTCTGGAACGGCTGTGAATTCCTGTCCATGGGTAGTCCCGCGGAGCTGGAGGTCCATGCTTACTTCCACAACTACCACGGTAAGCTCAAGTTTGTCGGCTCGCAGTTGCTCAAGTCCCGTCCTGACCTGCCCAGCTGCAACCAAGGCGTGCACAGCAACAACCTGGTTCCCGAAGGATCAGATGGATATGTTTGCCAGTGGGAGCACTGTGAT agtACTTTTAACAATCCCGAGTGGTTCTACCGACATGTGGACAATCACGTTGAAAGTGCTGAGTCACAGTCACTctcacaacagcagcaggctcTCTTCTGCCACTGGACAG GCTGCGATGCTTTCTTCAAGATCAGGTATCGTTTGAGAGAACACATGCGGAGCCACACTCAGGAGAGACTTGTGGCCTGTCCTACGTGTGGCAGCATGTTCTCCAGCAACACCAAGTTGTTTGACCACCTCCACAGGCAGGCGGAGCCAGTGG AGTCGCTGGTATGTGAACATTGTGGCAAAGCTTTTTCCAGCGAGAGACTTTTGAGGGATCATGTTCGCCAGCATG TGAACCAGGTGAAGTGTCCCTTTTGTGACATGACCTGCACGACTTTGGCAGCTCTGAAGATCCACATTCGGTTCCGCCACTGTGATGAGCGGCCGTTCCCGTGTGACTTCTGCGACAAAAG atttaAGAATCAACGCGATCTACAAAAGCACACAGATGTTCACAATGAGGGCACTGTGTATCACTGCACTGTGGAGGGCTGTGATTACTCTTGTCACACATTCCAAACCATGAGCCACCACTTCAAGAGAGTACACGAG GTTGGGGGGATGTCCAAATATAAATGCCATATTTGTGATAAGGTCTTCTCCTGGTGTTACACTCTCACGCTTCACCTTCGCAAAAAGCACGAGCTGAAATGGCCCTCTGGACATTCACGCTTTAG ATACAGAAAGGATGTGGACGGCTTCCTAAAAGTAAACATGGTGCGATTTGAGACAGTTGAAGTGACCAAGGAAATCATGAAGAACATGGCCAAAAAGCCGCAGGGCCTTCGGAAGAGTCCTCGGACCAGCAGCCGGAACAAGAGGGCTGCGGTCACGCCAGAGAGCGGCCGGAGCTCGCCTGCAGGATCCTCCtcgccctcctccacctcctcctcctcttactcCTCAGAGTTCTCTGGAGCTGAGGATGTCTCGTCTCAGCCCAGCCCCAGAGGCAGTGACTCTCCTGTCTACTGTGTGATGAGCACCATCCCTCACATTGAGGACGAGCCTGGAGGATTGTCTCAGGAGGACTGCGATGGCAGTGGGACCTCCGGAGCCGTTCAGGCCCTGACGGAGGTCGCGAGGGGCCTCGGCATGGACGTGGTTTGA
- the map6b gene encoding microtubule-associated protein 6 homolog — MAWPCITRACCINRFWTELDKADIAVPLVFTKYSDVADVQHLPHHPQPKQKAGAIAIETQPHPGEKEAGKAPPATGAAAGKDGSTASVMRQDFKAWRVRPEPSCKPRNEYQPSPAPFSNETQYQKDYKPWPIPKKHDHPWIPKPSPTATTSTTSGGPERSAGRGKQELAAAEAESGVEKSEIEEKMQEKESKEAMKRSVKREKSAERKTGEKTEGQVPADASAEQKKGRAAADALNRQIKEVMSTSSSYRTEFKAYKDVKPVKPIKAPSQYKPPGEETSLETSYSATFKGEQVKAHPTDNKLLERRRIRSLYSEPSKEPAKVDKPVSRTKPKKTPTTTTGKMVKKAKEKQIASSQSTKKKPSSGTPEPQPEGAVTKKSKEISNRLAEAKQ; from the exons ATGGCATGGCCGTGCATTACGCGTGCTTGCTGCATCAACCGCTTCTGGACCGAGCTGGACAAAGCGGACATCGCGGTGCCTTTGGTTTTCACCAAATACTCGGATGTGGCCGACGTGCAGCATCTGCCCCATCACCCGCAGCCGAAGCAGAAGGCCGGTGCCATTGCCATAGAAACCCAGCCTCATCCCGGCGAGAAGGAGGCTGGGAAGGCACCGCCCGCGACGGGTGCCGCAGCGGGCAAAGATGGCTCTACTGCGTCCGTCATGCGCCAAGACTTCAAGGCGTGGAGAGTGCGCCCGGAGCCCAGCTGCAAACCCAGAAATGAGTACCAACCCTCGCCGGCCCCGTTCAGTAACGAAACTCAGTATCAGAAGGATTACAAACCCTGGCCTATACCGAAAAAACACGACCACCCATGGATCCCCAAACCCAGCCCCACCGCCACTACCAGCACCACCTCCGGCGGGCCAGAGCGGAGCGCGGGGAGAGGCAAGCAGGAGCTCGCGGCCGCCGAGGCCGAGAGCGGCGTGGAGAAGAGCGAGATTgaggagaagatgcaggagaAAGAGTCAAAAGAGGCGATGAAGAGAAGCGTTAAGAGGGAAAagtcagcagagagaaaaacaggtgAGAAGACGGAGGGACAGGTGCCTGCGGATGCGAGCGCAGAGCAGAAGAaaggcagagcagctgcagacgCTCTCAACAGACAGATCAAAGAGGTGATGTCGACTTCCAGCAGCTacag GACTGAGTTCAAGGCATACAAAGATGTGAAACCAGTGAAGCCCATCAAAGCTCCATCTCAGTATAAACCCCCCGGGGAGGAGACCAGTCTGGAGACCAGCTACAGTGCCACATTCAAGGGGGAGCAGGTGAAGGCTCACCCCACTGACAACAAGCTGCTGGAGCGCAGGAGGATACGCAGCCTGTACAGTGAGCCTAGCAAGGAGCCTGCCAAG GTGGATAAACCAGTGTCTCGCACCAAACCAAAAAAGACaccgacaacaacaacaggaaagatggtgaaaaaagcaaaagagaagcAGATTGCCAGTTCCCAGTCAACCAAGAAGAAACCTTCTTCGGGCACCCCAGAACCCCAACCAGAGGGAGCTGTCACAAAGAAGAGCAAAGAGATCAGCAATAGACTGGCTGAAGCAAAGCAGTAA
- the thap12b gene encoding THAP domain containing 12b — MPNFCAAPNCTRKSTQSDLAFFRFPRDPERCRIWVENCRRADLEAKTSDQLNKHYRLCAKHFDPAMVCKTSPYRTVLKDTAIPTIFDLTSHLRNPHTRHRKRIKELTEEDIRKIKERRLASSIEQLVSKKDAAVEDSTSTNEDEPQLSTEEKEFREYLRSLFEVVVMLGKQSIPLVADKASEAEHKSNNFQALLDYRINSGDEAVKKRFEATAINTEYLSATQLNQLLDVCENTVREEMLMEVRESRFFSLVTGDLVEFSNEKHLPLFLRFVNQQNVLREEFLDFLLFDGDESALVERLEAQLTDRWGLSMEDCRGQAHKATGTSTTKMKAVAVLLMEKYPLALHMPCSHTALNIHLANSLPFPNVQVVMETLRRTGAFFRTPLTQDELETAISSHYQKNEEKGAALKQARGSGWTEQHNVFDVLLDLLPPLLLCMDNIWDNVGGRFADAVTSDAYSIKETLADFEIIVTIVILKNVLTFTRAFGRNLQGETLDVFFAANSLTAVLHSLNEVNDNIDVYHEFWYEEAMSVANTMEIPVKVPRLFLRKQRAADVGEIQAESYFKEYVTVPVIRGIMQEVEDMFSETNLKALKCLSLVPAVMGQMKFNTTEENYADVYRDDLPNPDTLPAELHCWRIKWKHRGKEVRLPTTIHETLQLPDVKFFPNVNSFLKVLSTLPVLKLEASKKDTASERLQAYLASMSANRWNKSLTMLNINTHVKHDLDVMVDKYCRLYPEDDPEAEAESEEVAEEDAVMK, encoded by the exons ATGCCGAATTTTTGCGCGGCCCCAAACTGTACACGGAAGAGTACACAGTCAGACTTGGCATTTTTTCGGTTTCCACGGGACCCAGAAAG ATGCCGAATCTGGGTGGAAAATTGCCGCAGGGCAGACCTAGAGGCGAAAACATCTGACCAGTTGAACAAGCACTACAGATTATGTGCCAAACACTTCGATCCAGCTATGGTGTGCAAAACT AGCCCCTATAGGACTGTATTGAAGGACACAGCCATTCCAACCATATTCGATCTGACAAGCCATCTAAGAAATCCTCATACCAGACATCGCAAGCGGATTAAAGAACTT actGAAGAAGATATAAGAAAGATTAAAGAAAGGAGGT TGGCATCTTCTATTGAACAGCTTGTTTCCAAAAAAGATGCAGCAGTTGAGGATAGCACAAGCACCAATGAGGATGAACCTCAGCTGtccacagaggagaaggagttTCGTGAATACCTGAGATCCTTGTTTGAGGTCGTGGTCATGTTAGGGAAACAGAGTATCCCATTAGTGGCTGACAAAGCATCTGAAGCTGAACACAAGTCCAACAACTTCCAGGCCCTTCTAGATTACCGCATAAATTCTGGAGATGAAGCTGTGAAGAAGCGATTTGAGGCGACAGCTATAAACACAGAATACCTGTCTGCAACCCAGCTGAACCAGCTCCTGGACGTCTGTGAGAATacagtgagagaggagatgCTAATGGAGGTGAGGGAGAGCCGCTTCTTCTCCCTAGTGACAGGTGACCTTGTTGAATTTTCCAACGAGAAACACCTGCCTCTATTTTTACGCTTCGTGAATCAACAGAATGTCCTTCGCGAGGagtttttggactttttactttttgacgGTGATGAGTCTGCACTGGTAGAGAGGCTGGAGGCCCAGCTCACTGACCGCTGGGGGCTTAGCATGGAGGACTGCCGTGGTCAGGCCCACAAGGCCACTGGGACTTCCACCACCAAGATGAAAGCTGTGGCAGTATTACTGATGGAGAAGTATCCCCTTGCGCTGCACATGCCCTGTTCCCATACGGCACTGAACATCCACCTGGCCAACAGTCTGCCTTTTCCCAATGTCCAGGTTGTCATGGAGACCCTGAGGAGGACTGGTGCTTTCTTTAGAACCCCGCTGACTCAGGATGAACTGGAGACAGCCATCTCTTCTCACTACcagaaaaatgaagagaaaggaGCTGCACTGAAACAAGCTCGTGGCTCAGGatggacagagcagcacaaCGTCTTTGATGTGCTGCTAGATTTGTTGCCACCCCTGCTGCTGTGCATGGACAACATTTGGGACAATGTCGGTGGAAGGTTTGCTGATGCTGTCACATCAGACGCGTATTCAATCAAAGAAACTTTGGCCGACTTTGAGATCATTGTCACCATCGTCATCTTAAAGAATGTTCTCACGTTCACCAGAGCCTTTGGGAGGAATCTCCAAGGGGAAACGCTTGACGTGTTTTTTGCTGCCAACAGTCTAACTGCTGTCCTGCATTCACTAAATGAGGTAAATGATAACATCGACGTCTACCATGAATTCTGGTATGAGGAGGCCATGAGCGTGGCCAACACAATGGAGATTCCTGTGAAGGTCCCGAGGCTGTTCCTCCGTAAACAGCGTGCAGCTGATGTGGGTGAAATCCAGGCAGAGTCGTATTTTAAGGAGTATGTGACTGTCCCTGTTATCCGTGGCATcatgcaggaggtggaggacatGTTCTCTGAGACCAACCTCAAAGCGCTCAAGTGCCTGTCGCTGGTCCCAGCTGTTATGGGCCAAATGAAGTTCAACACCACCGAAGAGAACTATGCCGATGTTTACCGCGACGACCTCCCCAACCCAGACACGCTACCCGCAGAGCTTCACTGCTGGAGAATCAAGTGGAAGCACAGGGGCAAAGAGGTGCGCCTGCCCACCACCATTCACGAAACCTTGCAGCTTCCGGATGTCAAGTTCTTTCCCAATGTGAACTCCTTCCTCAAGGTGCTTTCCACTTTGCCTGTGCTGAAGCTTGAAGCCAGCAAAAAAGACACAGCAAGTGAACGGCTGCAGGCTTATCTTGCCAGCATGTCGGCTAACCGGTGGAACAAAAGCCTCACAATGCTCAACATTAACACTCATGTCAAACATGACTTGGACGTCATGGTAGACAAATATTGCAGACTCTATCCGGAGGACGACCCTGAAGCTGAGGCAGAGTCCGAGGAAGTGGCCGAGGAAGACGCTGTGATGAAATGA